In one window of Zingiber officinale cultivar Zhangliang chromosome 11A, Zo_v1.1, whole genome shotgun sequence DNA:
- the LOC122031117 gene encoding elongation factor 1-gamma-like: protein MALVLHSTSNKNAFKTLIAAEYTGVQVELAKNFEMGVTNKSPEFLKMNPIGKVPVLETPDGSIFESNAIARYVTRLKENNPLLGSSLIEYGHIEQWIDFATLEIDTNVLRWYVPRAGRLPYLAPAEELAITSLKRALGALNTHLASNTYLVGHSVTLADIIMTCNLYLGFSMILIKSFTSEFPHVERYFWTLVNQPEFRKVLGEVKQTESVPPISSQKKPAQPKEPAKPKEVKKEQKKEPAKPKVPEVEEEEEAPKPKPKNPLDLLPPSKMILDEWKRLYSNTKTNFREIAIKGFWDMYDPEGYSLWFCDYKYNDENTVSFVTLNKVGGFLQRMDLTRKYAFGKMLVIGSEPPFKVKGLWLFRGQEIPKFVLDEVYDMELYDWVKVDISDEAQKERVNAMIEDQEPFEGEALLDAKCFK, encoded by the exons ATGGCGCTG GTTTTACATTCTACAAGTAACAAGAATGCATTCAAGACACTTATTGCTGCTGAGTACACTGGAGTCCAAGTTGAGTTGGCTAAGAATTTTGAAATGGGTGTAACTAATAAAAGTCCTGAATTTCTTAAGATGAATCCCATAGGGAAG GTGCCTGTGTTGGAGACTCCTGATGGTTCCATTTTCGAGAGCAATGCTATAGCTCGATATG TTACTCGTTTGAAGGAGAACAATCCTCTTTTGGGCTCTTCTCTCATTGAATAT GGTCACATTGAACAGTGGATTGATTTTGCAACATTGGAAATTGACACGAATGTTTTAAGATGGTATGTTCCACGAGCTGGACGGTTGCCTTACCTTGCACCT GCTGAGGAACTAGCGATAACTAGTTTGAAGAGGGCTCTCGGGGCATTGAATACCCACCTTGCCTCAAACACATACCTTGTTGGGCATTCAGTTACATTAGCTGATATTATTATGACATGCAATTTATATTTGGGATTTTCAATGATATTGATTAAGAGTTTTACATCAGAGTTCCCTCATGTGGAAAGGTACTTCTGGACTTTAGTTAATCAGCCTGAGTTTCGTAAGGTCTTAGGCGAGGTCAAGCAGACAGAATCTGTTCCACCAATTTCCTCCCAAAAGAAACCTGCTCAACCTAAAGAACCAGCTAAACCTAAGGAAGTTAAAAAAGAACAAAAGAAGGAACCTGCAAAACCAAAAGTAccagaagtggaagaagaggaagaagcaccCAAACCGAAGCCAAAAAATCCTCTAGACCTACTTCCTCCTAGCAAAATGATATTGGATGAGTGGAAGAGGCTCTATTCCAATACAAAAACCAATTTCCGTGAGATTGCTATCAAAG GTTTCTGGGACATGTACGATCCTGAGGGTTACTCCCTATGGTTCTGTGACTACAAATACAATGATGAGAACACTGTTTCATTTGTCACCTTGAACAAGGTGGGTGGTTTTTTGCAACGCATGGACCTGACTCGGAAATATGCATTTGGAAAAATGCTCGTTATTGGTTCCGAGCCCCCATTCAAGGTGAAGGGGCTGTGGCTTTTCCGGGGGCAAGAGATTCCAAAGTTTGTGCTCGATGAGGTGTACGACATGGAGCTTTATGACTGGGTGAAGGTTGATATCTCTGATGAAGCACAGAAGGAGAGAGTGAATGCCATGATTGAGGATCAGGAGCCTTTTGAGGGCGAAGCTTTACTGGATGCCAAATGTTTCAAATAG
- the LOC122031829 gene encoding probable inactive receptor kinase At5g67200, protein MLLLGLPLLFLSLFPSPLCAQGSDADALLALKAAVDPSDRLPFVPASSYCRWTGVSCSVDGRVVSLVLASAGLAGRLPGGAFARLDHLRVLSLNNNSLAGPFPDSLLDFSALRSLDLSHNRLAGPLPPALAEMDGLHALLLEENFFNGSIPAFNQSSLKSFNVSGNDLSGAVPATDVLASFDPSVFAGNPGLCGGLVRKECASNSFFPRGVSPSTGAAPSPASTAASDGGTGLPRSASPSRGLHKTTLVAIGFLIGAIVLIVAFSASLVIRRKKIPGQQQGTEMTEKNAVTNGVADISEINAKSYTDEDIESTGIGAVDPAAELALAISEERVKRMGKNGSLVFCAEEPFCNLEQLMRASAEMLGRGSLGSTYKAVLDGRLAVTVKRLDKKKLGTAAKEGFEHDIQRVGSLRHPNLVPLRAYFQANEERLIVYDYQPNGSLYSLIHGSKFTRSKPLHWTSCLKIADDVVQGLAYIHQTCHLVHGNIKSSNVLLGSDFEACLTDNCLTFLLQPLDDHSDPGYRAPEIESNQQHTPSSDIYAFGVLLLELLTGKPPSEHPILIASDIPVWVQSVRADRDIEEHLMMIIDIASACTCSSPEFRPATLQVLKMIQEVKEAETQENDFLQ, encoded by the exons ATGCTACTGCTTGGACTTCCGCtcctatttctctccctcttcccttCCCCTCTCTGCGCCCAGGGGTCTGACGCAGACGCCCTCTTGGCTCTCAAGGCCGCCGTCGACCCCTCCGACCGCCTCCCCTTCGTCCCCGCCTCCAGCTACTGCCGTTGGACGGGTGTCTCCTGCTCCGTCGACGGCCGCGTGGTTAGTCTAGTCCTCGCCTCCGCCGGACTCGCCGGTCGCCTCCCCGGAGGCGCCTTCGCCCGCCTCGACCATCTCCGCGTCCTCAGCTTGAATAACAACTCCCTCGCTGGCCCCTTCCCGGACTCCCTCCTCGACTTCTCCGCCCTCCGCTCGCTCGACCTGTCGCACAATCGCCTCGCCGGACCGCTTCCCCCGGCTCTCGCCGAGATGGACGGCCTTCACGCCCTTCTCCTCGAGGAGAACTTTTTCAACGGATCGATCCCCGCATTCAATCAGTCGTCGCTCAAGAGCTTTAATGTCTCCGGCAACGACCTCTCCGGCGCGGTCCCCGCCACCGACGTTCTCGCCTCCTTCGACCCTTCGGTCTTCGCCGGCAATCCCGGGCTCTGCGGCGGGCTTGTGCGGAAGGAATGCGCTTCGAATAGCTTCTTTCCTCGTggagtcagcccgtcgaccggcGCCGCCCCTTCCCCCGCCTCTACGGCCGCTTCGGACGGAGGAACGGGGCTCCCTCGCTCGGCTTCACCGTCACGAGGCTTGCACAAGACGACGCTGGTGGCTATTGGTTTCTTGATAGGCGCGATTGTGCTAATTGTTGCCTTTTCTGCTTCGTTGGTCattagaaggaagaagataccgGGACAGCAACAGGGAACAGAGATGACGGAGAAAAACGCAGTGACCAACGGCGTCGCCGACATATCGGAAATCAATGCGAAGAGTTACACCGATGAGGATATTGAGAGCACTGGCATTGGCGCCGTGGACCCTGCGGCCGAGCTGGCACTGGCAATATCGGAAGAGAGGGTGAAGAGAATGGGAAAAAATGGGTCTTTGGTTTTCTGCGCAGAAGAACCGTTCTGTAATCTGGAGCAGTTGATGAGAGCTTCGGCGGAAATGCTGGGGAGAGGGAGCCTTGGATCGACATACAAGGCTGTGCTCGACGGTAGATTAGCCGTCACCGTCAAAAGGCTTGACAAGAAGAAACTTGGGACTGCGGCTAAGGAGGGTTTTGAGCATGATATACAGCGAGTGGGCAGTCTGAGACACCCAAATTTAGTGCCTTTGCGGGCATATTTCCAAGCAAACGAAGAGAGACTGATTGTTTATGATTATCAACCAAATGGCAGCCTTTACTCCCTCATTCATG GTTCAAAATTCACACGGTCCAAGCCCCTTCACTGGACCTCATGTTTAAAGATAGCAGATGATGTGGTGCAGGGACTTGCGTACATCCATCAAACTTGTCATTTGGTGCACGGCAACATTAAGTCTTCAAATGTTCTTCTTGGATCTGATTTTGAAGCTTGCCTTACCGACAATTGCCTCACATTTCTTTTGCAACCATTGGACGATCATAGTGACCCAGGATATAGAGCACCTGAAATAGAGTCTAATCAACAGCATACCCCTAGCTCTGACATCTATGCTTTTGGTGTCTTGCTGCTGGAGCTCCTCACAGGGAAACCCCCTTCAGAGCATCCAATTCTTATCGCATCTGATATTCCAGTTTGGGTACAATCAGTAAGGGCCGATCGAGATATTGAGGAGCACCTCATGATGATCATTGACATTGCTTCAGCCTGCACTTGTTCTTCACCAGAATTTAGGCCAGCCACCTTGCAGGTTCTGAAGATGATTCAGGAAGTGAAGGAGGCTGAGACACAAGAAAATGACTTCCTTCAATGA